In Halarcobacter bivalviorum, a genomic segment contains:
- a CDS encoding efflux RND transporter permease subunit has product MFESFLRFFVNNSRMNYTLFVLVFLVGIWSYNNTAKEIFPSFELEMISVNGSYAGASVDILDKMAVTEIEDNLKNLDSVDVMTTVISPSSFTIIVELKKGKDKYNEANKIKDIITLVKSDLPSDMDEPSVNVLDRTRTLLDISLTSKQLTLDQLKPLASDLKSELLTITGINDVTIYGDSDEYYEILIDDKKVEALGINKSELFNAISTISYIFPVGKIEDSRKHYYISTYNGEKSAEKFAKTLIRVGETNLYLSDVAQIAKKYEDSSTLYSFNGKNALSLKVEQNNTADAIRLTEQIKSMLPKLNADNPKVQIEIADDNSERIRDRLNIVVSNIMLGIILITILVMLLINFRMSFIIAVGIPTSFVIAAVYMYLSGYTINMISLVGVLIAIGIVVDDAIVVSENIQQHIEEGYPPKEAAVMGAKEMVKPVTVASITTLFSFLPILMISGTMGEVIKLIPIALSALVVASLIESFIFLPIHAAHVLKNGSKVTSWEKANNIYNSILHFFMDWKKSFLTIFIILVPILTFMEIKSSKFQIFPKFDASDVKITIKANENTKLEEAFAIVQAIESDLIAKQDKFFIRSIDSVAGFRRDSADNTERFPYVMYMTLELQKRKEANILDKYITPYLSFYYDDEGRTRTQSSKEIAKNLKKYLVEADYKTKYNLEEIAVVERKVGPVKADIKIGLISNDNEKIISSIEKLEKAMLQLDGMKSVANSLKFGIDEIKLKVNNYGQQLGLDEAYIGSYLSNMYLLKKKAVTFDANSMLDIKIQSVNKDNFDEFRTTQIPLKDGTFVALNEVAEFRIIKGFEQLIKDNALKNFYVYGQVDPDILTAGEAIEKIKPILDEVEKSGIKLVFKGEEEKKRDLKNDMILASGLAIILIMLSMLYLFNSFRETFILMSVIPFSILGVLIGHKVMGLNLSMPSVIGMLGLAGVVINDGIIMMTYLKKAKTLHEVFIRATKRFRPIILTTITTLIGMSSLIFFPTGQAVIFQPIAIGLGFGLLWGTILNLIYLPVIYSISHKLKKDC; this is encoded by the coding sequence ATGTTTGAAAGTTTTTTAAGGTTTTTTGTTAATAACTCAAGAATGAATTATACACTTTTTGTTTTAGTTTTTTTAGTTGGAATCTGGTCATATAATAATACAGCAAAAGAGATTTTCCCTAGTTTTGAATTAGAGATGATTTCTGTAAATGGTTCTTATGCAGGAGCTTCTGTTGATATACTTGATAAGATGGCAGTAACAGAGATAGAAGATAACCTTAAAAATCTTGATAGTGTTGATGTTATGACAACAGTTATAAGCCCTAGTAGTTTTACAATTATTGTGGAACTAAAAAAAGGTAAAGACAAATATAATGAAGCAAATAAAATAAAAGATATTATCACTTTAGTAAAAAGTGATTTGCCCTCTGATATGGATGAACCTTCTGTCAATGTCTTAGATAGAACAAGAACTCTATTAGATATTTCACTTACTTCGAAACAACTAACTCTTGACCAACTTAAACCTCTTGCAAGTGATTTAAAAAGTGAACTATTAACAATTACTGGAATTAATGATGTAACAATTTATGGTGATTCAGATGAGTATTATGAGATTTTAATTGATGATAAAAAAGTAGAAGCTTTAGGTATTAATAAAAGTGAACTTTTTAATGCAATCTCTACTATTTCTTATATCTTTCCTGTAGGAAAGATAGAGGATAGTAGAAAACACTATTATATTTCAACTTATAATGGAGAAAAAAGTGCAGAGAAGTTTGCAAAAACTCTTATAAGAGTAGGGGAAACAAATTTATATCTTTCTGATGTTGCCCAAATTGCTAAAAAGTATGAAGATTCATCTACTTTATATTCATTTAATGGGAAAAATGCCTTATCTTTAAAAGTTGAACAAAATAATACAGCAGATGCAATTAGATTAACTGAACAAATAAAATCTATGCTTCCAAAGCTTAATGCAGATAATCCAAAGGTTCAAATAGAAATTGCTGATGATAATAGTGAAAGAATTAGAGATAGACTTAATATTGTAGTATCAAATATTATGTTAGGAATTATCTTAATTACAATCTTAGTAATGCTTTTAATTAACTTTAGAATGTCTTTTATTATTGCAGTTGGTATTCCTACTTCTTTTGTAATTGCTGCTGTTTATATGTATCTATCAGGTTATACAATAAATATGATTTCACTTGTTGGAGTATTAATTGCGATTGGTATTGTAGTTGATGATGCTATTGTTGTAAGTGAAAATATTCAACAACATATTGAAGAGGGCTATCCTCCTAAAGAAGCTGCTGTAATGGGTGCAAAAGAGATGGTAAAACCAGTAACAGTTGCTTCTATTACTACATTATTCTCTTTTTTACCTATTTTAATGATTAGTGGAACTATGGGAGAAGTTATTAAACTTATTCCAATTGCTTTATCTGCTTTAGTTGTAGCTTCATTAATTGAATCATTTATCTTTTTACCTATTCATGCAGCACATGTATTAAAAAATGGTTCAAAGGTAACTTCATGGGAAAAAGCAAACAATATCTATAACTCAATTTTGCACTTTTTTATGGATTGGAAAAAGAGTTTCTTAACTATTTTTATTATCTTAGTTCCTATTCTTACTTTTATGGAGATAAAAAGTTCAAAATTTCAAATCTTTCCAAAATTTGATGCGAGTGATGTAAAAATCACAATAAAAGCAAATGAAAATACAAAATTAGAAGAGGCTTTTGCAATTGTTCAAGCAATTGAAAGTGACTTAATAGCAAAACAAGATAAGTTTTTTATTAGAAGTATAGATTCTGTTGCTGGATTTAGAAGAGATAGTGCAGATAATACAGAGAGATTTCCTTATGTAATGTATATGACTTTAGAGCTACAAAAAAGAAAAGAAGCAAATATTTTAGATAAGTATATAACTCCTTATTTAAGTTTTTATTATGATGATGAGGGAAGAACAAGAACTCAAAGCTCTAAAGAGATAGCTAAAAATTTAAAAAAATATTTAGTTGAAGCTGATTATAAAACTAAATATAACTTAGAAGAGATTGCTGTAGTAGAGAGAAAAGTTGGACCTGTAAAAGCTGATATAAAAATAGGTTTAATCTCAAACGATAATGAAAAAATCATAAGTTCTATTGAAAAACTTGAAAAAGCAATGCTTCAGTTAGATGGAATGAAATCAGTTGCAAACTCTTTAAAATTTGGAATTGATGAAATTAAATTAAAAGTAAATAATTATGGACAACAATTAGGTTTAGATGAGGCATATATTGGTTCATATCTTTCTAATATGTATCTATTAAAGAAAAAAGCAGTAACTTTTGATGCGAACTCTATGCTTGATATAAAAATCCAAAGTGTAAATAAAGATAATTTTGATGAGTTTAGAACAACTCAAATTCCATTAAAAGATGGAACTTTTGTTGCATTAAATGAGGTTGCAGAATTTAGAATTATAAAAGGTTTTGAGCAACTTATTAAAGATAATGCACTTAAAAACTTTTATGTATATGGACAAGTTGATCCTGATATTTTAACAGCAGGGGAAGCAATCGAAAAGATAAAACCTATTTTAGATGAGGTAGAAAAAAGTGGTATAAAACTTGTTTTTAAAGGAGAAGAAGAGAAAAAAAGAGATTTAAAAAATGATATGATTTTAGCTAGTGGTTTAGCAATTATTTTAATCATGTTATCAATGCTTTATCTATTTAACTCTTTTAGAGAAACATTTATTCTTATGTCAGTTATTCCTTTCTCTATTTTAGGAGTATTAATAGGACATAAAGTTATGGGTCTAAATCTCTCTATGCCTTCAGTAATTGGTATGCTTGGGCTTGCTGGAGTTGTTATTAATGATGGTATTATTATGATGACATATTTAAAAAAGGCAAAAACTTTACATGAAGTATTTATTCGTGCAACAAAAAGATTTAGACCAATTATTCTTACTACAATAACAACTTTAATAGGTATGAGTTCATTAATCTTTTTTCCAACAGGACAAGCTGTGATTTTTCAACCTATTGCAATAGGACTTGGCTTTGGTCTTTTATGGGGAACAATTCTAAATCTTATCTATCTTCCTGTAATTTATTCAATCTCTCACAAGCTAAAGAAAGATTGTTAA
- a CDS encoding sulfite exporter TauE/SafE family protein has translation MEFLDNITTTWILIFILTGFIAGYIDAIAGGGGMIQVPVLLFSGIPPVFVLACNKVASVLGVSMATIKYAMSKKISWKVVGIAIIPCLIASYIGSSLVMYVPDVVIQWAILLAIPVALFFMLKKSKAIKEEKTEVNKKNIILATAPIGFYDGLLGPGTGTYLTISMKKFLHLDYLVSTASTKPLNFATNVGSVFAFFFAGKIIWLVALPMGLANIAGSYVGSHYAIKGGEEFIKKVLITVLIFMLLANVIKIIVS, from the coding sequence ATGGAATTTTTAGATAATATAACTACTACATGGATTTTAATTTTTATTTTAACAGGTTTTATAGCTGGATATATTGATGCCATTGCAGGTGGAGGTGGAATGATTCAAGTTCCAGTACTTTTATTTAGTGGTATTCCTCCTGTTTTTGTACTTGCTTGTAATAAAGTAGCTTCTGTTTTAGGTGTATCGATGGCAACAATAAAATATGCAATGAGCAAAAAAATATCTTGGAAAGTTGTTGGTATTGCAATTATTCCTTGTCTTATAGCTTCATATATTGGAAGTTCTTTAGTAATGTATGTACCTGATGTAGTTATTCAATGGGCAATTTTATTAGCAATTCCTGTAGCACTTTTTTTTATGTTAAAAAAGAGTAAAGCAATAAAAGAAGAGAAAACAGAGGTAAATAAAAAGAATATTATTCTTGCAACTGCACCTATAGGTTTTTATGATGGTTTATTAGGTCCTGGAACAGGAACTTATTTAACTATCTCAATGAAAAAGTTTTTACATCTTGATTATTTAGTTTCTACTGCTTCAACAAAACCCTTAAACTTTGCTACAAATGTTGGTTCTGTATTTGCTTTTTTCTTTGCTGGTAAAATAATCTGGTTAGTAGCTCTTCCTATGGGCTTAGCTAATATTGCAGGTTCTTATGTGGGAAGTCATTATGCTATAAAAGGTGGAGAAGAGTTTATTAAAAAGGTACTAATTACAGTACTTATTTTTATGCTTTTAGCAAATGTGATTAAGATAATAGTCTCTTAA